CGCGGATCGACGATGCCGTAGGCGATATCGACCAGCAGGTTGACGATAATGATGACGAGCGCCAGCACCGTGACGCTGCCCTGCAGCACCGGGTAGTCGCGCGCGGCGATGGCATCGAAGGCGAGCGTGCCCATGCCGGGCCAGTTGAAGACTTTTTCGATGACGACAATGCCGCCGATCAGACCGCCGAACTGCAGCCCGATATAGGTGATGAGCGGAATCGCGCAATTGCGCAGGGCATGCTTGTACAGCACCACGCGCTCGCGCAGGCCCTTGCTGCGCGCCACCATCACGTACTGCGCCGATAAAGTTTCCAGCATGGTCGTTCGCACCAGCCGCACATTCGTGGCGCTGAGGATGATCGCCATGGTCAGCGCCGGCATGACAAGGCTGATGGGACCATCCCACCCTGATGGCGGCAGCAGCGGAAACGTAATGGACAGCAGCAGCACCAGCATCAGCG
The sequence above is a segment of the Bordetella genomosp. 9 genome. Coding sequences within it:
- a CDS encoding ABC transporter permease → MIGFLVKRVLQAVFVIVAVTLLVSYAVRMTGDPAIMLTQGAGSVTEQDLQNIRQALGLNRPFSVQYLSYMHGILSGDFGRSFMGGTAVSQLIGDALPATLLLAFVSLALSLIVSIPLGVHAAVHKGKAADQFIRILSLVGLSFPNFWLALMLVLLLSITFPLLPPSGWDGPISLVMPALTMAIILSATNVRLVRTTMLETLSAQYVMVARSKGLRERVVLYKHALRNCAIPLITYIGLQFGGLIGGIVVIEKVFNWPGMGTLAFDAIAARDYPVLQGSVTVLALVIIIVNLLVDIAYGIVDPRIRIR